From a region of the Danaus plexippus chromosome 22 unlocalized genomic scaffold, MEX_DaPlex mxdp_27, whole genome shotgun sequence genome:
- the LOC116773574 gene encoding serine protease inhibitor 77Ba-like, whose amino-acid sequence MGCRNFMPFLIVLWTFFASCCNTQLPAEPTINLHTGLTERIGNFSIELLYYATKEQVEGSNLIISPITVWTSLAVVSEGAHGNTKKELRQALRISSKKANQIKEDYQKIIKYLTVHTDTIVLNKFNGLFMNSKNMPLQSFQNSAKEYDTRLIEADFSKSVETADRINTAIANLTDNRISKLVEPADIENSNLILTSAIYFKGQWRTPFNPKNTRREKFCDSNGVEVGQVNMMYIRDTFPFAKIDDLQARVIELPYGKYNRTSMLIMLPEKGVSLDKMYSNFQKLTLDDVFEVLKKNQEEFGDDEIDCYIPRFKIETSLDLKSSLEYMDIIDVFSESKADLSDVSIIHTYISKVIHKAEIEVTEEGTTASGVTRSDFGNRIGAIRFEANRPFCYMIIEKITNTIAFGGFYQTPTLY is encoded by the coding sequence ATGGGTTGTCGTAATTTTATGCCTTTTTTAATTGTGCTGTGGACATTTTTTGCATCTTGTTGCAACACACAACTTCCGGCTGAGCCAACAATTAACCTTCATACAGGTTTAACAGAAAGAATAGGAAATTTCTCGATagagttattatattatgccACAAAAGAACAAGTCGAgggaagtaatttaattatttccccAATAACTGTGTGGACCTCCTTAGCAGTGGTTAGCGAAGGTGCCCACGGAAATACGAAAAAAGAGTTACGTCAAGCCCTTCGAATATCCTCAAAGAAAGCCAATCAAATTAAGGAAGATTAccagaaaattataaaatatctcacAGTCCACACTGACACTATTgttctaaataaattcaatggtCTATTTatgaattctaaaaatatgCCATTGCAGAGTTTCCAAAACTCAGCAAAAGAATACGACACGCGTTTAATTGAAGCTGACTTTTCGAAATCAGTGGAAACAGCAGATCGGATAAATACTGCCATCGCAAACCTCACAGACAACAGGATATCGAAATTAGTGGAACCCGCAGACAtagaaaatagtaatttaatattgacaagtgctatatattttaaaggtcaATGGAGAACGCCGTTTAATCCCAAAAACACAAGGAGGGAAAAGTTTTGCGACAGTAACGGCGTTGAAGTGGGACAAGTTAATATGATGTACATTCGTGATACATTCCCCTTTGCCAAAATTGACGATCTCCAGGCTAGAGTCATCGAGTTACCGTACGGCAAATATAATCGTACATCCATGCTCATAATGCTACCAGAAAAAGGCGTATCTTTagataaaatgtattcaaatttCCAAAAACTAACATTAGACGACGTATTTGAAGTGTTAAAGAAGAATCAGGAGGAATTCGGCGATGACGAAATAGATTGTTACATACCGAGATTCAAAATCGAGACGAGCTTGGATTTAAAATCGTCTCTAGAATACATGGATATCATCGATGTTTTCAGTGAGAGTAAAGCCGATCTGAGTGACGTTtcaattatacatacatacatatccaAAGTTATACACAAAGCTGAAATTGAAGTCACCGAAGAAGGCACAACAGCATCTGGTGTAACGAGATCAGATTTCGGCAACAGGATTGGTGCTATCCGCTTTGAGGCTAACCGACCATTTTGTTATATGATCATAGAGAAAATTACAAACACAATAGCATTTGGCGGTTTCTACCAAACacctactttatattaa
- the LOC116773678 gene encoding photoreceptor-specific nuclear receptor-like yields the protein MALSPARYPLLSPHYAPLPPPDSTHEPENHQTDSDDDSIDVTNEEDSSSYSPPANSYPQNCISYGPLGIESAAETAARLLFMAVKWARNLPSFAGLAFRDQVTLLEEGWSELFLLNAVQWCAPLDAAASALFGTEHDTGAGECRRRLRAVVSRYRSVLVDPAEFACMKAIVLFKPETRGLKDPLQIENLQDQAQVMLMTHTRTAHGTAPARFGRLLLLLPLLRLVTPQQLEKEFFAKTIGETPMEKVLADMYKN from the exons ATGGCCTTATCCCCGGCCAGATATCCTCTTCTGTCTCCACACTACGCCCCCCTGCCGCCACCGGATTCGACTCACGAACCAGAAAACCATCAAACGGACAGTGACG ACGACAGTATTGACGTCACCAATGAAGAAGATTCTTCATCGTATTCTCCACCAGCGAACAGCTATCCACAGAACTGTATATCTTATGG GCCTCTGGGTATAGAGAGTGCTGCGGAAACAGCCGCCAGACTTCTGTTCATGGCGGTCAAGTGGGCGAGGAACCTGCCGTCATTCGCTGGACTGGCCTTCAGAGATCAG GTGACTCTATTAGAGGAGGGTTGGTCAGAGCTGTTCCTATTGAACGCTGTCCAGTGGTGCGCTCCACTAGACGCCGCAGCCAGCGCCCTCTTTGGAACAGAACACGACACTG GTGCTGGCGAGTGTCGGCGTCGTCTCCGCGCGGTGGTCTCTCGCTACCGTTCAGTCTTAGTTGATCCCGCGGAGTTCGCGTGTATGAAGGCCATCGTGCTCTTCAAACCTG AAACCCGAGGTCTAAAAGACCCCCTCCAGATCGAAAACCTTCAAGATCAAGCTCAAGTGATGCTAATGACTCACACAAGGACAGCTCACGGCACGGCCCCCGCTCGGTTTGGGAGGCTCCTACTTCTTCTACCACTCCTCCGCCTCGTCACGCCACAGCAATTGGAGAAGGAGTTCTTCGCGAAAACCATTGGAGAAACACCCATGGAAAAAGTACTCGCTGATATGTATAAGAATTAA